A region from the Fusarium musae strain F31 chromosome 1, whole genome shotgun sequence genome encodes:
- a CDS encoding hypothetical protein (MEROPS:MER0014642) yields the protein MTDKIPLAFGSQATTTTPSKQDVVAKKKEEPVLDLTPLEKMLQNAAPLRDDGVDRFFGLENALFYSESFRNNVVNYPPIMPSETNGSRPKVPITIRPPPTDPVETLPKQKGLSTSQVIKQRQAMNQQLPGQVGVRPEDKPDTPEYKKKQAMIKGPILELARENATSYGMNECTFTGLKDIFLALLESNTHTGVLSPQRFLEIFKRDNEMFRNSMHQDAHEFYGLVLNDVINSVESTARQMQLQAPADGIDGLATSVGHALGSAMVNHVAGSSSPATGWVHDIFEGVLTSETKCLTCETASQRDETFLDLSIDLEEHSSVTSCLRKFSAEEMLCERNKFHCDHCGGLQEAEKRMKVKRLPKILTLHLKRFKYTEDYSRLQKLFHRVVYPYHLRMFNTTDNAEDPDRLYELYAVVVHIGGNAYHGHYVSIIKVPGRGWILFDDEMVEPVDKNFVRNFFGDKPGMATAYVLFYQETTFEKVREEQEKEGMEEVKLASEAANLAQENGEKSDTAPLRRQATQPMSPLTHHESMANLAHASTAPAMPSAPHPDPSPPAAAAAATNGLTRVTTQKEEVKSKEDKKREKKEREAAEKAEKLAEKERERQAKVDEKRRREDNYKAIQARRNENDELAKVLEASKKSAAQEEEARKKENGTPQSNGILDRTKRGSKSMSRRSFSLFHKDKSAGQTPDTPNGDAGDKHDKLKDRLSFSLGRKKSTNLLS from the exons ATGACTGACAAAATCCCTCTCGCTTTCGGTTCACAGGCCACGACCACTACACCCAGCAAGCAAGATGTTGtcgcgaagaagaaggaagagccCGTGCTCGACCTCACGCCGCTCGAGAAGATGCTCCAGAATGCAGCGCCCCTTCGAGACGACGGCGTCGATCGCTTTTTCGGCCTCGAAAAT GCTCTGTTTTATTCCGAATCCTTCAGGAACAACGTTGTCAATTACCCCCCGATCATGCCCTCGGAGACAAACGGCAGCCGACCAAAGGTTCCCATCACTATCAGACCTCCACCCACTGACCCTGTCGAGACCCTGCCGAAACAAAAGGGCCTAAGTACATCGCAGGTGATCAAGCAACGACAGGCCATGAATCAACAGTTGCCTGGACAGGTTGGCGTTCGACCTGAAGACAAACCTGATACGCCCGAATACAAGAAGAAACAAGCCATGATCAAAGGGCCTATCCTGGAATTGGCACGAGAGAATGCCACTTCTTATGGCATGAATGAATGCACGTTTACTGGACTCAAGGACATTTTCCTGGCGTTGCTGGAAAGCAACACCCACACAGGAGTCCTCAGTCCCCAACGATTCCTCGAGATATTCAAGCGCGACAATGAGATGTTTCGAAACTCAATGCACCAGGACGCTCATGAGTTTTATGGCTTGGTGCTGAATGATGTCATCAACAGCGTTGAGAGCACAGCTCGCCAGATGCAGTTGCAGGCACCAGCTGACGGCATTGATGGCCTGGCAACTTCAGTGGGACACGCTCTTGGATCTGCCATGGTAAACCATGTAGCTGGGTCAAGTTCCCCAGCAACAGGATGGGTCCATGACATTTTTGAGGGCGTTCTCACATCAGAAACCAAGTGCTTGACTTGCGAGACTGCTTCTCAGCGCGATGAGACATTTCTTGATTTGTCCATTGATTTGGAAGAGCATTCATCAGTGACATCTTGCTTAAGGAAGTTTTCAGCCGAGGAGATGCTCTGTGAGAGAAACAAGTTCCATTGCGACCATTGTGGTGGCCTTCAGGAGGCCGAGAAGCGAATGAAGGTGAAGCGGTTACCCAAGATCTTGACGCTCCACTTGAAGCGGTTCAAGTATACCGAAGATTACAGTCGCTTGCAAAAGCTCTTTCACAGGGTCGTATATCCATATCACTTGCGGATGTTCAACACGACAGATAATGCCGAAGACCCGGATCGCCTCTATGAGCTGTATGCGGTAGTGGTCCACATCGGTGGTAATGCCTACCATGGTCACTACGtgtccatcatcaaggtGCCGGGCAGGGGATGGATCCTATTTGACGACGAGATGGTTGAGCCGGTGGACAAGAATTTTGTCCGCAACTTCTTCGGTGACAAGCCAGGGATGGCAACCGCGTACGTTTTGTTCTACCAGGAAACAACATTCGAGAAAGtgcgagaagagcaagaaaaggaGGGCATGGAGGAGGTAAAACTCGCTAGCGAAGCAGCCAATCTGGCTCAGGAGAACGGGGAAAAATCAGATACGGCACCTCTAAGACGGCAAGCAACGCAGCCCATGTCGCCCCTGACGCATCACGAGTCGATGGCAAATCTTGCCCATGCCAGTACGGCACCAGCCATGCCTTCAGCTCCCCACCCGGATCCTTCGCCCCCAGCAGCcgctgcagctgcaacaaATGGCCTGACTCGTGTCACTACGcagaaagaagaagtcaagtCGAAAGAGGACAAGAaacgagagaagaaggagcgcgaagctgctgagaaggccgAGAAACTTGCGGAAAAGGAGCGAGAGAGACaggccaaggttgacgagaagagacGAAGAGAAGACAACTACAAAGCAATACAGGCACGACGAAATGAGAACGATGAACTAGCCAAAGTGCTGGAGGCTAGCAAGAAGTCTGCAgcacaagaagaggaagcaagaaagaaagaaaacggAACACCTCAGAGCAATGGAATACTCGACCGAACCAAACGCGGCAGCAAGTCTATGTCGAGGAGAAGTTTCTCGCTTTTCCACAAAGACAAATCGGCTGGGCAAACGCCTGATACGCCTAACGGCGATGCAGGCGATAAAcacgacaagctcaaggatcGCCTAAGCTTCAGCTTGGGACGTAAAAAGAGCACGAATTTACTTTCGTAA